In Plasmodium coatneyi strain Hackeri chromosome 4, complete sequence, the genomic window tCCATGGTCGTTTTCATGTTATATTTAATCTTTTCCGCCAGGGCTAAATCGTAGGATATTTGCGAGTAGGCAATCCATTTATTTATCGAGTTAGCAGACTTGTCATTGTCATTAAATACATTGGTATAATTTTcacttataaaaaatgggatcAATTCATAGTCCACAAAAAAGAGGTCCATGATTTCTCGTATTTTCAACTTGGATGACTCATGGAAGTTTAAGAGTTTGAGTGTTATTTCAAATGGGTTGGCTAGCGATTGTATGTTTTTATTAGAATTGtttaactctttttttaGGTCCAAGAATTGTATTCGCTTGTACGTTTTGGAGAGTAGCTGGAGCGCGTTTAGCATTTGTCTCATGTCTCCATTTGTGCTTTCCCATAGGAGTTCCAATGCGTTGGGCTCCATCATAATATCctcttttttgcatatttccAATAACCTATTGACGACGCTATTTTTGTTTGGAGTTGTAAATTTTAAGTCGTAGCATTTGTTGGCTAATGTTCTCATTTTGCTATTCTGCCTGTCATTGCAAATGCAGATAATTGggcattttgttttttcgaTAAGCTTCAATATGGCTGTACTGCCTCCCCTGTCTCCACTAGACATGCCATCCACTTCGTCCATAATTATGCAGGTTTTTGTTAATTTCCGACTTTTAATCGAAGCAATGGAGTACCCTCCCGTGGCCATTTCGCTGATTTTTTCTACTGCCGCTTTGTTTCTCTCATCGGACGCATTAAATTCGATAACATTATATCCTGAACTTTCGGCCACAATTTTTGCAGTCGTCGTTTTTCCAATCCCTGCGGAGCCACTCAAAAGTGCACACCTGGCATTTACATTTTCGAATACCCCCCTGAATGTTTTCGTTACTTGTTTTTTTAGCCCTTTTATGCATACATCATCCCAGCTAGCTagccaattttttaacttaagCACATTCTGATTGTTCCCTACAAGTTCGTTTAGGCTTTTTGGTCTGTACTTCTCTACCCACAGTTGGTTCTGGATTTTGTTTTGAACCACCGGTGCACTGCAGTTGGGTGGGGTATCCTTCTCGCTGTGTGTGGCACGATTATAGCTTCCACTTGCGCTGTTCCCACTTTCACTTCCAACTTTCGTGAAGTCGCTTTGTTGCATCTTTTCGAATGCGTCCTGGTCGTCTTTCCCGTCAGCGGTGTCTCCCCCATTGGGCGTTTTGTCCTTCTCCTGTGGTAGCATTTGGAGGAGCTCCTCCTcgttcaaaattttaatattgGACTTGCTCATCTTCTGGATCTCGAACGCCTTCTGGTACTTCCTCCCCTCGTTGTACATTCGGCCGTCTTCCAGGTACTCCCCATGAATGAGATAATGCGTTTTTGACGACACAGCGGACATAACGCTTCCTCCAtgctcctttatttttgacGCTAACTCATCTCGagagaaatttttaaaaactccTGTTAACACAAACTTGAGGTTTTGAAAAGGGAGGTAGTCAAAATTGTTAGCTCCATCGTCGCTGTTGTTAATTCCACGGATGGTGGACATGGAGGTgaggtttttcttttttgtggtATTATTCCCGCTGCTATTGTTAAGGTTGGTTTCTTCTTtggtttttcccttccctggagaggtgtgtttttttttatatttcatttCGTCTATCATGTTGGATAgggcttcttccctttgccTCTTCAGCCCGCTGCTGGTATGAGAaggttcctttttaaattttttactttccagGTGGAGGGGACTTGTACTATTTTCTCCTGCATTGTCCTTCACATTGTGTCCGGTTTTCACTTGGTCTGCCTCTATTTGGTTCTCCATCCTTTTGGAACTTGACTTGAAGTAGGACGTTATGTCATGGTACGCGGATTTGCCTGACGACTTATTTTGCACTGACCTGTTGGACGTAGATCCTGCGTAGTAGGTATCCTCCTCATCCTTAATTTCGACAACGCCTTTGGATTTAGAAGCATTCGTCTCTTCCGTGTTAAACAAATCGTTGTCCTGATCATTATCgtcatcgtcgtcatcaAACAAACTGCTTGATACTTTTTTCAGTcgccttcttttccttcccctatCGCTGTCGCTATCATCATCGAAGAGCTTCCTCCCTTTGGAGCTCATTTTGGGTATCCCTTTGTTTGGGCAGTAAGCAAATGCGTTGTGTGTGTGGTTGAGCGGTTTGAAGATGTATCTCTTCTAAGGCAAGAACAACGTTCGGCAGGAGAAAATTCAttcaaaaatggaaaaaaaaaaggaaagttttAAAGGAGTTTCCCCTTATAGCGTTCCTTTATCGtgatgaaaattttccaagggggggagaaaaaaaggggagcatTCGCATTTGCGAGAGTGTAATTCTCCTCCGTTCGGAAAGAGTGCAAGGTGGAATGGTTAAGTGGAGTGGTTAATCGGAGTGGTTAAACTGAGAGGGTGATCGAACCAGCAACGCAAAATGGTGGCGCAGAATGTTGACGAAAAATGGgtaaaaggaagcaaacgAAGCAGGCACACAGTATTGATCACACCAATGAAGCGTTGGCGAAGGAAagcgagaaaaaaattatcaccTCAGATTGACGTCTCAAAGGCGAGCATGAGAGCATGCACTGTATCGTGCACTACATTCAGGAAAGGTAAGCACATTCAACGGACGCTAGCATGCCCGTGTTTATAACCCTAGCCTGTGTGTTAAGCTAGTGGGGTGCGGGCTTTCGACATTATTGTAGCTGTGCCGcaggaataaaatgaataaacatataaatgaaaaatgtaaacccAATGCAGCGACGCTGAACTGACCAATTCGTCTTAGCTGAATCAAACCTTTTCTAAACCTTTAAGTGGAACTTATCCTTTAGGACCTTGCGGATTGCACAAAAGTTTGGCGCTTAAAAATTCTGCCCCTGTATGGAAGTTTCTTAACTAAATTGTTTCGTCTCCCCGGCGATTGTTTGCTTAcgtttcgcctttttttttttttttttttttttttctcgttgcGTCGCTTTCTCCAAggaatgcaaattttttaaaaagagtgTGTCTCCACTTAGGGGGGGATGGTCCTTCCCAGCTGTGCACAAAATGCAAATTGGGAAAGGACGGGCATACTAACCTGTCCattgtttatatgtacattaaaaaaaaaaaaaaaaaatgggagagcgtttttttgtttcaccgATGGTTTTTCTCTGTATGGTGGGAAAATTTATTCAGCATTTTTGATAGAGCAGATTGAGGCGCTCACATTTAAGAGAGGTGATTTGCCagtatttccctttttacaaaagattgcaaaaaaaatgataaaggaagattaatttatttacatCGATTTATGTTTCTTATGAAgggaaactttttttttttttttcccatgtcTACTACTGATAATAAGGCATGTACCTTTGGGGGGCACAGACGAAGGGGGGGTTAATCAAACATCATAACACTCTAGGCATTGcaatttaaaaacaaaaaaaaaaagatacgttgacataaaataaatttatattttcctacagctttccattttggggaaggaaaattttcttcttcttccccccagtGCGCTGCTTCTTACTCCTCGCATTACCGAAGAGTGAAAGTCTCCATCTCGGTAAAGCACAAATGGGGTCTTTTACGCATGGGGCAAGTGGCACCATCTTCCCTGTTTTACAATGCGATGGgattccattttgtgcagcCTTCACAGGTGTGCAACTGTGGGTGTGGTTTTGTCGTCAATGAGGCGGACCcggttttgttttttctatccttttttttgcacctttttttggttcccccatttggtcATAGTCAAATGGGCGTCGTCTATGGGAAACTACTTGGAGTAGCCCCTTAAGTCATCGAGCAATACTTTCGTCCACttatttttcatccttttggTGAATTCTTCCCaggattttttattttccatgaTGAATTGCATGAAGGTATATCTGGAGCAGCGATCTTTGTTATACAGGTCGTAAAAGGAACTCAAATTTTGGGAATCATAATTTTGCAGCTCGTCCACGAAATCGGAGTAGGCCTTCCACCAAactttaaataaaaatttctctggaatttgtttcttctctGTTATGTGAACACATTTCTCCCACAATGTCTTTATCATATCTATGTATACGTGTCTCCTTTTGTCGTAAATATTTACCCATAATTGGTACATGTCTTTTTTGCTAACATAGAAATATAAGctgttcatttgttcctttagTTCTCGTTCGAACACCTTTAGGTTTTTTACAacgttttcctttgttttaaCGTTTCCCATATAGTGTTTCGTTTGgccaagttttttttcatttatatagtTGTTAATTTTGAGTCTCAATTGGAAAAACGCGTCGTCCGAGGTGGAGAAGTTCATATGCCTTTGGTTTATTGTTTTGGGTTCGATGGGAATATGGTTGTTCGTGCTGGTACTGCTTGGGGTGTCCATACTTTTGGGAGGAGTTAGGTATTCTATCTCGCGCGGCATCTGGTGCACATGAACAGGTGTGTATGTGGAATCTTCCGTGAGCTCCGCTTGTGCCTCTCTTCCCACATCTCCGAATTCTTGCAGCTGTGCAAGTGCCGGCTTGGAGAAGCTTCTCTCTCCATTCGAGCAGCTCAATCCGAGGTAAGAATTTGCATTTGCGTGGGAATGAAGAATCTCCGTTGGGTGCTGCGAGTGGGCAGGAAAAAGTGCAGGTTTCTcattggaaaaaatgctaTTGTTATGCATGCAGAAGTAAGGGAATAAAGGAACCTGTTGTGTCCACACTCACATGCTAGAACTACACCTAGGTGGTGAACTTACCAGTAGGAGCATGATGAGCAGAGGGCAGATAGAAACCTTTTGAGGGGTAGCAGATCTGTTCGAAAAGAACTTCCTCCTTGTGTTTTCCATGGTGAAGTAAATTGATTTATATAAAGGGTTTACTCTCCTTTGAATTTGAGTTCATGTTACCGGTGGAGtaactcctcttttttttcttttttatgatgCAGATATATAAGCGAGAGGGTGGTTGGTATGAGGGCAGTTCAGCTAGACTATGTAGCTACCGGAACCCTTACGAAGGAAGAATCGTAAGTATCGAAAAATTTCCTGAACGTTGAATATCCTCTAGGCAACGACCTCCTGTTTAGCAGTTTTGACAGAAGTGGAAAGGTCGCCACCTTGGTGTTTGACTAGAAGGgatggagggggaaaaaacagaaaaaaaaagaatgcataTTCCATGTTTGCCATTCAATATGTTAAGAGATCATATGTTGCCCGTTCTTAGTTTTTCAACACCCCTTAAGAAGGTGATAAGAAATGaattcctttatatatatgcagggCGCCAAAATTGTAAGCGTATTCAACGTGATGTTATTGCTTCGACGGTGGAGAGTCCGGTGCCAATCGTGTCAACGACAGGAGTTGGCAGTTAGCGTGCACCGTGAGTGAACTGTTTTTTCAGAGAAAAATGCCTCATGTGGTGGTACCCCGTGGTGCACCACTCCCAATATAGGCAGGACCACTAGAACAT contains:
- a CDS encoding Replication factor C subunit 1 — encoded protein: MSSKGRKLFDDDSDSDRGRKRRRLKKVSSSLFDDDDDDNDQDNDLFNTEETNASKSKGVVEIKDEEDTYYAGSTSNRSVQNKSSGKSAYHDITSYFKSSSKRMENQIEADQVKTGHNVKDNAGENSTSPLHLESKKFKKEPSHTSSGLKRQREEALSNMIDEMKYKKKHTSPGKGKTKEETNLNNSSGNNTTKKKNLTSMSTIRGINNSDDGANNFDYLPFQNLKFVLTGVFKNFSRDELASKIKEHGGSVMSAVSSKTHYLIHGEYLEDGRMYNEGRKYQKAFEIQKMSKSNIKILNEEELLQMLPQEKDKTPNGGDTADGKDDQDAFEKMQQSDFTKVGSESGNSASGSYNRATHSEKDTPPNCSAPVVQNKIQNQLWVEKYRPKSLNELVGNNQNVLKLKNWLASWDDVCIKGLKKQVTKTFRGVFENVNARCALLSGSAGIGKTTTAKIVAESSGYNVIEFNASDERNKAAVEKISEMATGGYSIASIKSRKLTKTCIIMDEVDGMSSGDRGGSTAILKLIEKTKCPIICICNDRQNSKMRTLANKCYDLKFTTPNKNSVVNRLLEICKKEDIMMEPNALELLWESTNGDMRQMLNALQLLSKTYKRIQFLDLKKELNNSNKNIQSLANPFEITLKLLNFHESSKLKIREIMDLFFVDYELIPFFISENYTNVFNDNDKSANSINKWIAYSQISYDLALAEKIKYNMKTTMDFSLLPHFSILCCVCPVMRIKMLKAYMSGRINFPSALGRISSFNKNKRLLNEVCFNMSYKLNVCPKHMVTSGFLNYIYAQIISPLQSNNIPKAIQLMEEYNVTKEMITENIPCLRLPTQENLYDKLESKVKASFTRQYNASHVIKNDPNMMRKGLKSTEKKTSFKLNEYESDEDMDELSESKEEKDDDVLVKSKVDKKTAAKGKATPRSKATKR